A part of Leptospira neocaledonica genomic DNA contains:
- the proB gene encoding glutamate 5-kinase yields MQMNRNDLNERIKTSNKIVIKIGSARLSGSEEEVNDFLFSLVSDIRHLRDLGKQVILVSSGAIARGRKLLSSLSNPAQAGESLPEKQALAAMGQNRLVNLYDSFFSKVNLPIAQILFGVLDMENPEGFKNLKNTFGQLLDWGILPIVNENDSVATEEVKFGDNDVLSAIVSLIVEADLLIILTGVEGFLKDGKLLPFLEEVGKSELSQAGGPSGPGTGGMYTKLKAASISSEAGIPCGIIDGNRKNCVREFIETNTLGTLVVSSGKKKNFTEEEIKSILRAKRNGGQE; encoded by the coding sequence ATTCAGATGAATCGAAATGATCTGAACGAGAGAATTAAAACATCCAATAAAATAGTAATTAAGATAGGTTCCGCAAGACTTTCAGGCTCGGAAGAAGAAGTGAATGATTTCCTTTTCAGCTTGGTTTCGGACATACGACATCTAAGGGATCTTGGAAAACAAGTAATCCTGGTTTCCTCCGGAGCAATCGCAAGAGGAAGAAAACTTTTATCCTCACTTTCGAACCCGGCACAAGCCGGAGAATCTCTTCCGGAAAAGCAAGCTCTGGCAGCCATGGGCCAAAACCGCCTGGTGAACTTATACGATAGTTTTTTTTCTAAGGTAAATCTTCCGATCGCCCAGATACTTTTCGGTGTTCTGGACATGGAGAATCCGGAAGGATTTAAAAATCTCAAAAATACTTTCGGACAACTTTTGGATTGGGGTATTCTACCGATCGTAAACGAGAACGATTCGGTCGCCACGGAAGAAGTAAAATTCGGAGATAACGACGTACTTTCCGCTATCGTAAGTCTAATCGTAGAAGCAGATCTTCTAATCATACTCACAGGTGTGGAAGGTTTTTTAAAAGATGGAAAACTTCTGCCTTTCTTGGAAGAAGTAGGAAAATCGGAACTTTCCCAAGCGGGAGGCCCAAGCGGCCCGGGCACCGGTGGAATGTATACCAAACTTAAGGCAGCTTCTATTTCCAGCGAGGCGGGAATTCCTTGTGGGATCATAGACGGAAATCGTAAAAATTGCGTGCGTGAGTTTATAGAAACGAATACACTCGGGACATTGGTTGTCTCGAGCGGCAAGAAGAAAAACTTTACGGAGGAGGAAATTAAATCCATTCTCCGAGCCAAACGTAACGGAGGTCAGGAATGA
- the typA gene encoding translational GTPase TypA, which produces MEIRNIAIIAHVDHGKTTLLDGILRQTGAVTAKEDGERIMDSNDLEKEKGITIKAKNTAVIYKGTRINVVDTPGHADFGGEVERVLSTADSCLLLVDAFDGPMPQTRFVLGKSLQLGHRPILVINKIDRDGARPDAVVDMVFDLFSDLGATNEQLDFPIVYASAKQGWAVSKLEDAPSTNLDALLDTVLSHVPPVKANIDAALQFQVTSLDYNDYVGRIAIGKIYNGRLQRGMNVVQLSPKTNGRDETQILKVTKLYNFEGLKRNEIEEAEAGDIVAIAGLPDVFIGDTVCEPGKPAAMPAIEVEEPTVSMYFMVNNSPFASKEGKFVTTRNIRERLDRELETNVAMRLEETEDKDRFKVLGRGELHLSVLIETMRREGFELQVSRPEVIIKKGENGEKLEPYEYLVMDLPDQFTGSIISELNRRKGELQLMDAHPSGMTRVEFVIPTRGIIGFRGYFVTETKGEGVASSRFLRFDLYKGEIPGRKNGALISMDSGETTGYALWKIQERGELLIDPQTPVYPGMIIGIHSRDNDLEVNPVKEKKLTNVRSSGADEAIRLIPPRKFSLEQNIEFLDDDELLEVTPQSLRLRKKHLDANMRKRAAK; this is translated from the coding sequence ATGGAAATCCGCAATATCGCCATTATCGCACACGTTGACCACGGTAAAACAACCCTTCTAGACGGCATTTTACGCCAAACCGGCGCAGTTACTGCCAAGGAAGATGGGGAAAGAATCATGGATAGTAATGATCTCGAAAAAGAAAAAGGGATCACTATTAAAGCCAAAAATACTGCAGTTATTTATAAAGGAACTCGCATCAACGTAGTGGATACTCCAGGTCACGCGGATTTCGGAGGAGAGGTGGAGAGGGTTCTTTCCACAGCGGATTCCTGCCTTCTTCTTGTAGACGCGTTCGACGGACCCATGCCTCAAACTAGATTCGTATTAGGTAAGTCCTTACAATTAGGACATAGACCTATCCTAGTCATCAATAAGATTGATAGAGATGGAGCTCGTCCTGATGCAGTCGTAGACATGGTTTTCGATTTGTTCAGCGATTTAGGTGCAACCAATGAACAATTGGATTTTCCGATTGTATACGCATCTGCAAAACAAGGTTGGGCAGTCAGTAAATTGGAAGATGCTCCAAGCACTAATTTAGATGCACTATTAGATACAGTGCTTTCACATGTTCCTCCAGTAAAAGCGAATATAGACGCTGCGTTACAATTCCAAGTTACTTCCCTGGATTATAACGATTACGTGGGCCGTATTGCGATCGGTAAGATCTATAACGGAAGACTACAAAGAGGGATGAACGTAGTCCAACTTTCTCCCAAAACAAACGGAAGAGACGAGACCCAAATTTTAAAAGTCACTAAATTATATAACTTTGAAGGTCTGAAACGTAACGAGATAGAAGAGGCGGAAGCCGGAGACATCGTTGCGATTGCGGGACTACCGGATGTATTCATCGGAGACACTGTTTGTGAACCTGGAAAGCCTGCAGCAATGCCCGCTATCGAGGTAGAAGAACCTACTGTATCCATGTATTTTATGGTAAACAATTCTCCTTTTGCGAGCAAGGAGGGGAAATTCGTAACTACCAGAAATATCCGTGAACGTTTGGACAGAGAATTAGAAACAAACGTAGCAATGCGTTTGGAAGAAACCGAAGACAAAGACCGCTTCAAGGTTTTAGGCCGAGGAGAATTACATCTTTCGGTACTCATTGAAACCATGAGAAGAGAAGGTTTTGAACTACAAGTTTCCCGTCCTGAAGTAATCATCAAAAAGGGAGAAAACGGAGAAAAACTGGAGCCTTACGAGTATCTCGTAATGGATCTACCTGACCAATTCACAGGAAGTATTATCTCCGAGTTGAACCGTAGAAAGGGAGAGCTCCAATTGATGGACGCTCATCCGTCCGGAATGACAAGAGTAGAATTCGTAATTCCTACCAGAGGTATCATCGGTTTCAGAGGGTATTTTGTAACGGAAACCAAAGGAGAAGGAGTGGCATCCAGCCGTTTCCTTAGATTCGATCTTTATAAGGGAGAAATCCCAGGTAGAAAGAACGGAGCATTGATCTCTATGGACTCCGGAGAAACTACAGGTTACGCTCTTTGGAAAATCCAGGAAAGAGGGGAACTTCTTATCGATCCTCAAACCCCAGTGTATCCAGGAATGATTATTGGGATCCACTCCAGAGATAATGATCTGGAAGTGAACCCGGTAAAAGAGAAAAAACTGACGAACGTAAGATCCTCCGGAGCAGATGAAGCGATCCGTTTAATTCCACCTCGCAAATTCAGCTTAGAGCAGAATATCGAATTCTTGGACGACGATGAACTTTTGGAAGTAACTCCTCAAAGTCTACGTCTTCGTAAAAAACACTTAGATGCAAACATGAGAAAACGTGCTGCCAAATAA
- a CDS encoding LCP family protein: MSPNKPIRPFNLFPLWIAAGFLFLALLFFLFRNFRRTGLDEKISSGKPIHILFHAVGNDDIYEFGFLATIFPSQERVGLFFFHPITTFEDPEDSLEQIKAKAPSVVKDAVQDILGAKPNYTVKINASSFIKIVDILGGVNLYTDNRTNRLSPSYIREPGMYSYSGEDAYDYVSYMDKKETLDYLDRISRQESAVLSLYETLYENKELLNSFWSEMVFSLIDSDFSKEDFYTLLKFATSHRLAFGITELPGEPALDPKTKRLFLTADLARATVAVRKFHKDVSAEIFTDGEYARTEVLNGTDVPGLAKDVRTTLADKRIKVLSVDNAWTKDIKKTIILDRSGNTAVADKISSILEKTKVYHVLRKDLGLDSTVLLGSDIEPKK, translated from the coding sequence TTGAGTCCTAACAAACCGATTCGACCTTTTAATCTTTTCCCATTATGGATTGCCGCAGGCTTTCTGTTTTTGGCATTATTATTTTTTCTCTTTCGTAATTTTAGAAGGACAGGCTTGGACGAAAAGATCAGTTCAGGCAAACCGATTCATATTCTTTTCCATGCAGTAGGAAATGACGATATATATGAGTTCGGATTTTTAGCCACCATCTTTCCTTCCCAAGAAAGAGTAGGCTTATTCTTCTTTCATCCGATCACTACATTCGAGGATCCCGAAGATAGTTTAGAACAGATTAAAGCCAAAGCACCCTCGGTTGTAAAAGATGCTGTCCAAGATATTTTAGGAGCAAAGCCGAACTATACAGTAAAGATAAACGCTTCTTCCTTTATTAAGATCGTGGATATCTTAGGTGGAGTGAATTTATACACTGATAACAGAACCAATAGACTTTCTCCTTCTTATATTAGAGAGCCGGGTATGTATTCTTATTCAGGGGAAGATGCGTATGATTACGTTTCTTATATGGATAAGAAGGAAACCTTGGACTATTTGGATCGGATCAGCAGGCAGGAAAGTGCGGTTCTATCCTTATATGAAACTTTATACGAAAACAAAGAATTACTGAATTCATTTTGGTCTGAGATGGTTTTCAGTCTGATAGATTCTGATTTTTCCAAAGAAGATTTTTATACTCTCTTAAAATTTGCGACATCACATAGACTTGCATTCGGGATCACTGAACTTCCCGGAGAACCAGCTTTAGACCCTAAAACAAAACGTCTATTCTTGACCGCAGATCTTGCGAGAGCCACGGTTGCCGTCCGAAAATTTCATAAAGATGTATCTGCCGAAATTTTCACTGATGGCGAATATGCTAGAACGGAAGTGTTGAACGGGACAGATGTTCCCGGCCTTGCAAAAGATGTAAGAACTACTTTAGCTGATAAAAGGATCAAAGTTCTTTCCGTGGATAATGCCTGGACCAAAGATATTAAAAAAACGATTATCTTGGATCGTTCCGGGAATACAGCAGTCGCCGATAAAATTTCCTCCATATTGGAAAAAACAAAAGTGTATCATGTATTAAGAAAGGATCTAGGACTGGATTCTACAGTTCTTCTTGGATCCGATATAGAGCCTAAAAAATAA
- a CDS encoding glutamate-5-semialdehyde dehydrogenase, with protein sequence MIQRSAESIYVDELCKSAKDAYRQIRSIHTSQKNKVLEKLASALISRKSEILKENAKDLEAGKSKGLSSALLDRLTLDEKRIRSLSNAVLEIKALPDPVGETVRGTTLPNGIRLNTKRVPLGVVMVIYESRPNVTIDVGALSFKSGNACILRGGSEAIHSNTILAKIFQDCLKEEGLPPNAVTFVDKTEREYMIPFLKQTSYIDIVVPRGGEGLIRFVSENSLIPVVKHDKGVVNLYIDKSADPKKVLPIAINSKVQRPGVCNAAENLIIHSEYPYIKELLEGLASKGVQLLLDPRSLAIFPQGQPVKEEDYLEEFLDLRFSVKTVDKIEEAIEFIEATSSGHTEAIVTEDVSAANFFSRSLDSAAIFVNISTRFHDGGEFGLGAEVGISTGKLHVRGPMGLVHLTTTTTYAEGEGQVRG encoded by the coding sequence ATGATCCAAAGATCCGCAGAATCCATCTACGTGGACGAACTTTGTAAATCCGCAAAAGATGCTTATAGACAAATTAGATCCATCCATACGTCCCAAAAGAATAAGGTTCTGGAGAAGCTTGCCTCTGCTTTGATATCCAGAAAATCCGAAATTTTAAAAGAGAATGCAAAGGATTTAGAGGCGGGAAAATCGAAAGGTTTATCTTCCGCACTTTTGGACAGATTGACTCTGGATGAAAAAAGGATCCGAAGTTTGTCTAACGCAGTTTTAGAAATTAAGGCACTTCCCGATCCTGTGGGAGAAACCGTAAGAGGAACTACCCTTCCGAATGGAATCAGACTCAATACAAAAAGAGTTCCTTTGGGTGTGGTCATGGTGATATACGAATCCAGACCAAATGTTACTATTGATGTGGGCGCTCTATCTTTCAAATCCGGGAATGCATGTATCTTGAGAGGTGGTTCTGAAGCAATCCACTCAAACACGATCCTCGCAAAAATTTTCCAAGATTGTTTAAAGGAAGAAGGTCTGCCTCCAAATGCTGTCACCTTCGTAGATAAAACGGAAAGAGAATATATGATCCCTTTCCTAAAACAAACTTCTTATATTGATATAGTAGTTCCTAGAGGCGGAGAAGGTTTGATCCGTTTTGTTTCTGAAAATTCTCTTATCCCTGTAGTGAAACATGATAAGGGAGTGGTGAATCTTTATATAGATAAATCAGCAGATCCTAAAAAAGTTTTACCGATCGCAATAAATTCCAAGGTGCAAAGACCTGGAGTTTGTAATGCTGCAGAAAACTTAATTATACATTCCGAATATCCTTATATTAAAGAATTATTAGAAGGACTTGCATCAAAAGGTGTACAACTTCTTTTGGATCCAAGATCTCTTGCAATTTTTCCTCAAGGCCAACCTGTTAAAGAAGAAGATTACTTAGAAGAATTTTTAGATCTAAGATTTTCCGTCAAAACTGTGGATAAGATAGAAGAGGCGATCGAATTTATAGAGGCAACTAGCTCAGGTCATACGGAAGCAATCGTAACAGAGGATGTAAGTGCTGCGAATTTTTTTAGTCGGTCCTTGGATTCCGCTGCAATTTTTGTGAATATCTCCACTCGTTTTCATGATGGAGGAGAATTCGGATTAGGTGCAGAAGTTGGAATTTCAACAGGTAAATTGCATGTAAGAGGTCCGATGGGTCTTGTACATCTTACAACAACTACTACGTATGCGGAAGGAGAAGGACAGGTCCGAGGATAA
- a CDS encoding Uma2 family endonuclease translates to MSQNYLRCGCFFPDGGDVLRPDISLLLPDNSADTRKWIEGTPDLIAEVLSFSTKAAYLGRKADRYLKLGVKEYWIIDPDSLKVEIWENKVDKWILYSDGKSRLFPGFQFRLGS, encoded by the coding sequence ATTAGTCAAAATTATCTCCGATGTGGATGTTTTTTTCCCGACGGAGGAGATGTTTTGCGACCGGATATTTCCCTTCTTCTTCCGGATAATTCTGCAGACACTCGGAAATGGATCGAAGGTACCCCGGATCTGATCGCCGAAGTTTTATCTTTTTCCACAAAAGCCGCCTATCTAGGTCGAAAAGCAGACCGTTATTTGAAATTGGGCGTAAAGGAATACTGGATAATAGACCCTGATTCTCTTAAGGTGGAAATTTGGGAAAACAAAGTAGATAAATGGATATTGTATTCTGACGGGAAAAGCAGATTATTCCCTGGGTTCCAGTTTAGGCTCGGTTCCTAA
- a CDS encoding nicotinate-nicotinamide nucleotide adenylyltransferase, translated as MNSSNLVGVFGGSFDPPHLGHAEVAASFWENFPNAKELLIIPNHTSPWKQNKKTSPELILDLVQAQFQNFPNTKVWDWEIKRETPSYTEETILELLKVTPGAKLSLLIGEDNYSEFHKWKNWENILDKVHSLLVFRRFSESTPQNQNLQKFKDKIVFLQNRIVEAASINLREELPKRILENRKPIALSDKVWDIILKNRSYSFED; from the coding sequence ATGAACTCTTCCAATTTGGTCGGAGTTTTTGGCGGGAGTTTCGACCCTCCTCACCTAGGCCATGCGGAAGTAGCTGCCAGTTTTTGGGAAAATTTTCCGAATGCAAAAGAACTTCTGATCATTCCAAACCATACGTCTCCCTGGAAACAGAATAAAAAAACTTCTCCTGAACTAATCTTAGATCTTGTTCAGGCTCAATTCCAAAATTTTCCAAATACAAAAGTTTGGGACTGGGAAATCAAAAGAGAAACCCCAAGTTATACCGAAGAAACTATTTTAGAACTTCTGAAAGTAACCCCGGGAGCAAAACTTTCCCTTTTGATCGGAGAGGACAATTATTCCGAATTCCATAAATGGAAAAACTGGGAGAATATTTTGGATAAGGTCCATTCTCTCTTGGTGTTTCGAAGATTCTCAGAATCCACTCCACAAAATCAAAACTTGCAGAAATTTAAAGATAAGATCGTATTTTTACAAAATCGGATCGTAGAAGCGGCTTCCATAAATCTAAGAGAGGAACTTCCCAAACGTATTTTGGAAAATAGGAAACCGATTGCCTTGTCTGATAAAGTATGGGATATCATACTTAAAAATAGATCTTATTCTTTTGAAGACTGA
- the rplU gene encoding 50S ribosomal protein L21 has protein sequence MFAIISVGNRQFKVTQDLEFLTEKTGKNAGDTFDAKVLLFAENNKVHIGSPELKSAKVSLKVLEDVKGEKVRGYVYKKRKNSQRTWGHRQQLQKVKVVSLSAV, from the coding sequence ATGTTCGCGATCATCTCTGTCGGCAACCGACAATTCAAAGTCACTCAGGATCTTGAATTCCTGACTGAAAAAACCGGTAAAAATGCTGGTGATACCTTCGACGCTAAGGTTCTACTATTTGCTGAAAATAATAAAGTTCATATCGGATCTCCGGAACTTAAATCCGCTAAAGTCTCCCTGAAAGTATTGGAAGACGTAAAGGGAGAAAAAGTAAGAGGTTACGTTTACAAAAAACGTAAAAACTCTCAGAGAACCTGGGGACATAGACAACAACTGCAAAAAGTTAAGGTAGTTTCTCTTTCGGCAGTTTGA
- the rpmA gene encoding 50S ribosomal protein L27 has product MAHKKGGGSSKNGRDSQSKRLGVKRFGGELVLAGNILVRQRGTRLNAGKNVGVGKDHTLYSLVEGHVKFEQVSKTKVQVSVYPK; this is encoded by the coding sequence ATGGCACATAAGAAAGGTGGCGGTTCATCCAAAAACGGACGCGATTCCCAATCCAAACGTCTTGGTGTAAAACGTTTTGGTGGAGAGTTGGTTTTAGCGGGCAATATTCTTGTTCGTCAAAGAGGAACCAGACTAAACGCCGGAAAAAACGTAGGTGTAGGTAAAGATCATACACTTTACTCTCTTGTCGAAGGTCACGTTAAATTTGAACAAGTTTCCAAAACTAAAGTTCAAGTTTCCGTTTACCCGAAATAA
- a CDS encoding ribosomal-processing cysteine protease Prp → MIRIKILRKGEEILGLESSGHASKMHGSKGQNLLCAAVGVLIQTLYLHLSKEGLAEEAVIGDGLLDFKIVSGKKTDPIVHTSFNLVASGLVNLKEQYPSEIELIGE, encoded by the coding sequence TTGATCCGGATTAAGATACTCCGAAAAGGAGAAGAAATCCTAGGTTTGGAATCTTCCGGGCATGCTTCCAAGATGCACGGATCCAAAGGACAAAATCTTCTCTGCGCCGCTGTCGGAGTACTTATCCAAACTCTTTACCTGCATTTAAGCAAGGAAGGTTTGGCAGAAGAAGCGGTAATAGGAGACGGACTCTTGGACTTCAAGATCGTCTCCGGAAAAAAGACTGATCCAATTGTTCATACGAGTTTCAATCTTGTCGCAAGTGGACTAGTCAACTTGAAGGAACAATATCCTTCAGAAATTGAACTCATAGGAGAATAA
- the yqeK gene encoding bis(5'-nucleosyl)-tetraphosphatase (symmetrical) YqeK yields MIPNTTSEQIKYFTDIVPKEITQTRWEHSIRVAEIAEELAGIHSPNETKEAYLAGVVHDITKQKTKEFHLELFAKLKDSESPKLPEAAWHSRSAAYYLETEYGLRTRSVLDAVKHHTLGGEDLSLLDCILYAADFLGSEFAERQKDYSEWRNKAKENLYFAVLNKAIHTMQDLLDHKREIHKRTISMYHFALGKLTN; encoded by the coding sequence ATGATCCCAAATACTACTTCAGAACAGATAAAATATTTTACTGATATTGTTCCAAAGGAAATCACTCAAACTCGTTGGGAGCATAGCATTCGGGTGGCCGAGATTGCAGAAGAACTAGCAGGCATTCATTCTCCCAACGAAACAAAAGAAGCGTATTTAGCCGGTGTGGTTCATGATATCACCAAACAAAAAACCAAAGAATTCCATTTGGAACTTTTTGCAAAACTGAAAGATTCAGAGTCTCCTAAACTTCCGGAAGCCGCCTGGCATTCCAGATCTGCAGCATATTATTTAGAAACGGAATACGGTTTAAGAACAAGATCGGTCTTAGATGCAGTAAAACACCATACATTAGGCGGAGAGGACTTAAGTCTTTTGGACTGCATATTATACGCAGCCGACTTTTTAGGCTCCGAGTTTGCAGAAAGGCAAAAGGATTATTCGGAATGGAGAAACAAGGCAAAGGAAAATTTATACTTTGCCGTCTTGAATAAGGCAATCCATACGATGCAGGACCTTTTGGATCATAAAAGAGAAATCCATAAAAGAACAATCTCTATGTATCATTTCGCCTTGGGAAAATTAACCAATTGA
- a CDS encoding pirin family protein, translated as MRYLIAKKKDLGDGFFVRRVLPQIEARSVGPFVFLDHMGPLPIKTGAEIVVRPHPHIGLATVTYLYDGVITHRDSIGKVEDIRPFEVNWMTAGSGIVHSERSKLDPEYNILEGIQTWVALPKEFEETSPEFFHHEREELPTVSGGGWELRLIAGSFMGEVSPVKVYSPLFYADLEVEAGAEVELQVSPEQEAGIYVARGKADAEGKIITIGDMAIYPKGGAVKFRAEETSRIVLLGGTPLSTPRHMYWNFVSSSLERIEQAKVDWKEDRFAHVPGETERIPLPEH; from the coding sequence ATGAGATATCTTATCGCTAAGAAAAAAGATTTGGGAGACGGTTTTTTTGTAAGAAGGGTACTTCCACAAATCGAAGCCAGATCTGTTGGGCCTTTTGTTTTTTTGGACCATATGGGTCCTCTTCCCATCAAGACTGGGGCTGAAATTGTAGTCCGTCCTCATCCTCATATAGGTCTTGCAACTGTCACTTACCTGTATGACGGAGTGATCACCCATCGAGATAGTATCGGAAAGGTAGAAGATATCCGTCCTTTCGAAGTGAACTGGATGACTGCAGGTTCCGGAATCGTACATAGTGAAAGATCCAAACTAGATCCTGAATATAATATTTTAGAAGGAATCCAAACCTGGGTGGCACTTCCCAAAGAATTCGAAGAGACTTCTCCCGAGTTCTTCCATCATGAAAGAGAAGAATTGCCAACAGTCAGCGGCGGAGGTTGGGAACTCAGACTGATCGCTGGTTCCTTCATGGGAGAAGTTTCTCCGGTCAAAGTATATTCTCCTTTATTCTATGCGGACCTGGAGGTAGAGGCTGGAGCAGAAGTAGAACTACAAGTCTCACCGGAACAAGAAGCGGGTATCTATGTCGCTAGAGGTAAAGCTGACGCAGAAGGAAAGATCATTACTATAGGGGACATGGCAATCTATCCGAAAGGTGGGGCAGTAAAATTCAGAGCAGAAGAAACTTCCAGGATCGTACTCTTAGGCGGGACCCCACTTTCTACTCCAAGGCATATGTATTGGAACTTTGTATCCAGTTCTTTAGAAAGAATCGAACAAGCAAAAGTAGACTGGAAAGAAGATCGATTTGCTCATGTGCCCGGCGAGACGGAAAGGATTCCATTGCCTGAGCATTAG
- the obgE gene encoding GTPase ObgE, whose product MEKFLDEVLIEVTAGHGGAGSMHFRREKYVEFGGPDGGDGGIGGNIIIRANLSMVTLDRYLTKRRFRAQDGFPGEGNERSGKKGEDLILFVPLGTQVFDEESGELLYDFVKDDGEFQVVKGGRGGKGNTHFKSSTHQTPKFSQPGEDGEYKHLRFSLKLLADVGIVGLPNAGKSTLLSKITEAHPKIAGYAFTTLSPNLGVVKRKGDIYRYTLADIPGIVEGASKGIGLGLSFLRHIERVKGILYVFDAAALDIQEDFRMLQSELRSYNPELLNRPHLIVLNKIDIWEDQSFTEELLKSVSSLGRVIPISAQEEINLEELLSVMDSTFFQKELEELHFNEEEHRENSDESK is encoded by the coding sequence ATGGAAAAGTTTTTAGATGAAGTACTGATCGAAGTTACCGCCGGACATGGTGGAGCCGGATCCATGCATTTCAGAAGAGAAAAGTATGTGGAATTCGGAGGACCTGATGGTGGTGACGGAGGAATTGGCGGTAATATAATTATACGCGCTAACCTTTCCATGGTTACCTTAGATCGTTATCTTACTAAAAGAAGATTTAGAGCCCAAGACGGATTTCCTGGAGAAGGTAACGAAAGATCCGGAAAAAAAGGAGAAGATCTAATCCTTTTTGTTCCACTCGGAACCCAAGTCTTTGACGAGGAAAGTGGAGAACTACTTTACGATTTCGTAAAGGACGACGGGGAATTCCAAGTTGTCAAAGGGGGGCGAGGAGGAAAAGGGAATACCCATTTCAAATCTTCAACTCACCAAACTCCTAAATTTTCTCAACCTGGGGAAGATGGAGAATATAAACATCTACGCTTTAGTCTAAAACTTTTGGCGGATGTTGGAATTGTAGGACTTCCTAATGCAGGTAAGTCTACTCTACTTTCTAAAATTACAGAAGCTCACCCTAAAATCGCAGGATATGCGTTCACTACCCTTTCTCCTAACCTAGGTGTGGTTAAAAGAAAAGGAGATATCTACCGTTATACTTTAGCGGATATTCCAGGGATTGTAGAAGGTGCAAGTAAAGGAATAGGCCTAGGGCTTTCCTTCTTAAGGCATATAGAAAGAGTAAAAGGTATATTATACGTTTTTGATGCAGCTGCATTGGACATCCAAGAGGATTTCAGGATGCTTCAGTCAGAATTAAGATCTTATAACCCGGAACTTCTAAACCGACCGCATTTGATCGTTTTAAATAAAATAGATATCTGGGAAGACCAGAGTTTTACGGAAGAATTACTCAAGTCTGTTTCTTCTTTAGGAAGGGTGATCCCGATCTCCGCACAAGAAGAAATCAATTTAGAAGAATTACTTTCCGTAATGGATTCCACTTTCTTCCAAAAAGAATTGGAAGAATTACATTTTAACGAAGAAGAACACCGGGAAAATTCAGATGAATCGAAATGA